The sequence below is a genomic window from Lolium perenne isolate Kyuss_39 chromosome 4, Kyuss_2.0, whole genome shotgun sequence.
GTGTGTACTCACCTCATGCCTCTGCCGTGCCCGGACTCTCAGCTCACACACTAGACTGTAGCGCTTCATTTTTTTACTATTGCAACATGCTCACATACTTCGTCAAAAGGTAATTACCACTGCAAGTACTTGCTCCGGtccatggagagagagagagagataggcagAGGATCAAATTGAGAAAACCAAAAGTGATGACCCGCTTCTGCTCCGTTTCTTTTTGTTGGCTACCTCCTCGTCCTGGAATCTCTCCACTGGACTCTTCCATGACTTCATCCTCTGCCCTGCCGGCCTCGGATTCTTCCTCTCAAATCTTTCCCAGCCGCCGTCGTCACCGGATTTCGAAATTTGAACTCGCTCGCGCAACGTTCCACTCGCTAGAATATTGCCAACATGTGACAAAGGTAGCAGCAAGTAATCATTTAGAGTCAACCATTTCCATCACGAGCTGCTGTGAAAAATCCAATGGATTCGATAGCGCGAGCAGTCATGTCACGGCCTCACGGGCACAGCACTGTCACCTCACAGTTTTGTTTTTACCTTTGCATGTTTGTCCATTACTAGTATGTAACAGAGGTCCTTCCATGTGATCTCTGAGTGAATCTTCGACGGATTCCCTCTGGTTAGACTTAACAAGCCACACTAACGAAGGTCGAAAATTACTCAAATTTTACTGTAATTATGGTCAACGTTTTTATTTGAATTATAGTAAAAGTCTGGCTAATTATGGTCAACGTTTTATTTGCTGCATTTCCACTAATGTGAATAACTGTATTGGCATGCAGACATCGAGCAGCGGGTGCGCGCGCTGGCGGTGAGCCTGCCggacgacgcggcggcggcggccacggaCCACTCCTTCGCGGAGCGCGCCGAGAACTACTACCACCGGCGCCCGCAGCTGCTGGCGCTGCTCACCGACCTGCACCACCGCTACCTCTACCTCGCCGACCGCTACTCCCAGTCCCTCCTCGCCAAGTCGCACGCCCACCACCTCAGCGTCGTGCATGCGGCGGTCTCCGAGTGCTCGTCCGACGTCGACGACCGCTCCTCCGACGCCGGAAGCTCCCTCTCCTTCCAGCCCCACCACAGCGCAAACGATGACCACCACCGCCGCCTCTCCGTTGCTCCGGGCGCGGACAGTGACCTCGTCGTGGCGGAGCTGATCATGGCGTGGGTGCACCGGGACGTGCTGGCGCACGAGGCGGAGCGGCGGAACGCGGAGTCGGCGCGGAAGATCGAGCTGCAGGGCAGTTTACTCGACGTGCTCGAGTCGGAGCGGCTGGTGCTGCTGGGCGAGAACGCGCGCCTGGGGTTCCGGGCCTcggccgccgaggaggaggccgcGGGGGCCGCCGCCGAGCTCGGCTACGCGCGGCGCCGCGCGGCCGAGATGGCGCGGCTCGTGGTGAAGCTGCGGGAGGACCACCGCGTGTGCATGCTGGGCCGGAAGATCGAGGCGCTGCAGGCGCAGGTGTACGGGCTGGAGATGCGCAACCGGGAGTGCTACGAGGCCATGGCGGCATGGGAGGCCGAGCGCAAGGCGTCTGCCAACGAGATCGACCGGCTGCGGAAAGAGAACCGGCGGTTGGCTGCCGAGGCGCAGGCTGCACGGGAACGTcaggcggcgaggaggagggggaagaagggcGGTGGCGGCGGGTGGTGGTGGCTGGCGAGGGTGCGGCTGGCGGCGGAGTGGACGCCGTGCGCGCCGGCTTCGGTCACGGTGAGGAAGGTCGGCGAGCAGGTCAAGGGCGGCAATGGCGCCGCCAAGTACAACGGCGGCTGCTTCTGCCTCTAGGCTGCAGAATCGGCGCGCGGCCAAGAAAAAAATGTCATTGCTGTGGTAACGGGTCTTGTCCCACACAAAGATAGGTATAGTTCTAATCACATTAGACGGAAACAAAAGTTCTTGTGCGTTTATCGACGGCTTAGTGGGTCCTTCTTTCTCATATACCCTGATTTcaggtgtctatttttttgtgtttgcaCTGGGTCCTTCTTTCCAGCATTTTTCTATTGTATATACATTTGGTTGTCTCAAAAGCATCGTTTGTTTGACAGGTTTATTGCTGGAAAGGCTTACGGTTTACAGCCCGACAAGATCTGGAAGGATTTTCTCGAGTATGTATCATGCAGTTGTTATACAGTCTCTCAGCATATATATGTTCTATCATTGTATTGTATGCGCATGTTGAGTGAAGAGGTTTAATTTGAAATTCCAGGAAAAAGCAAAAAAGAAAGATGTGCATTTAAATAAAAATGTGTGCGAGCAACCATATGTGCAAAAACAATATGCATGTTTATGTGCTCTACGGGAGAAACCAAATTTGAAACCCTTCATTCTGTCCTTTTTATTCAGCTCACAAATGGGCATATTATTAGTGCATAGTTTTTTTTCCCAGTTCACATGCTTTCTCACAAAATCCAGTATGATGCTGTTTTTTGAACTTTTGGGAGCATGCGAGCCTGAGCAGAAAATGTGTTTCTAGTTTTCCATGTTTTATTATGGCTAAAGGTTACTTGAGTTACAAGAAAACTAATGTCTAGTTCTTTATTTCAGTTTTGTGACTACGGAATTGAAGGGGTTGTACCACCAGAACTCTTGCCAGCCGACGTGCGTGCAAAGTTCAACGCGAAGCCTGGAGAGAAGGCTAAACGGCCTAAAAGGGAAGATACAAAAGGCACTTCATCTCACCCCAAGGAGCCACAGGTACTTGGAGCATCTTGTCGAGCATATGTGGGCTAGCTGTTCTGTTCCGTGTTGATGGCGTTTAACGCGCATCTTATGCCTTGGCCATGGAATTCTGCATGAAGGTTGCTGCGGCTACACCTGACAC
It includes:
- the LOC127297634 gene encoding kinase-interacting family protein-like, whose translation is METLQHHQQEQEVEARLPACPPWLQTAIADIEQRVRALAVSLPDDAAAAATDHSFAERAENYYHRRPQLLALLTDLHHRYLYLADRYSQSLLAKSHAHHLSVVHAAVSECSSDVDDRSSDAGSSLSFQPHHSANDDHHRRLSVAPGADSDLVVAELIMAWVHRDVLAHEAERRNAESARKIELQGSLLDVLESERLVLLGENARLGFRASAAEEEAAGAAAELGYARRRAAEMARLVVKLREDHRVCMLGRKIEALQAQVYGLEMRNRECYEAMAAWEAERKASANEIDRLRKENRRLAAEAQAARERQAARRRGKKGGGGGWWWLARVRLAAEWTPCAPASVTVRKVGEQVKGGNGAAKYNGGCFCL